One Trachemys scripta elegans isolate TJP31775 chromosome 4, CAS_Tse_1.0, whole genome shotgun sequence genomic region harbors:
- the LOC117877405 gene encoding apoptosis-associated speck-like protein containing a CARD isoform X1 → MENQSRISDLLQSALDDLLEEDFKRFKDKLSHSDFKGKGTIPRGRLEKADRIDTKNNLIAFYGGDAAVDVTIEILAKINVRGSAANLKKYREKGEQAQEQTLDRYCGGSQRGSSPGSTALNLGGGGFPAAIRVGEDLHPNGKPLELSAKGEHFVNQHRADLIQRVCMVDSIIDMLYGTVLDEEQYQSIRAEKTNPDKMRKLYEFMPSWNWYCKEQLYQALKAKNKFLIEELESK, encoded by the exons ATGGAAAACCAAAGCAGAATCAGTGACCTGCTTCAAAGTGCCCTTGACGATCTTCTTGAGGAAGACTTCAAAAGATTTAAAGACAAACTATCACATTCTGACTTTAAGGGAAAAGGTACCATCCCCCGAGGTCGGCTGGAGAAGGCTGACAGGATAGATACTAAGAACAACCTGATCGCATTCTATGGTGGAGATGCTGCAGTTGATGTAACCATAGAAATTTTAGCTAAGATCAATGTCAGAGGGTCTGCTGCTAACCTCAAAAAATACAGAGAGAAAG GTGAGCAGGCACAGGAACAAACTTTGGATAGATACTGTGGGGGAAGTCAGAGAGGAAGCTCTCCTGGGAGCACAGCTCTCAACTTAGGTGGAGGCGGCTTCCCTGCTGCCATCCGGGTTGGAGAAG ATTTGCATCCAAATGGAAAACCCTTAGAGTTGTCTGCAAAAG GGGAACATTTTGTGAACCAGCACCGAGCAGACCTGATCCAACGTGTCTGCATGGTGGACAGCATCATAGACATGCTGTATGGCACCGTGTTAGATGAAGAGCAATACCAGAGCATCAGAGCCGAGAAAACCAATCCAGACAAGATGCGGAAGCTGTACGAGTTCATGCCGAGCTGGAACTGGTACTGCAAAGAGCAGCTTTACCAGGCGCTGAAGGCCAAAAACAAGTTCCTCATTGAAGAGTTGGAGAGCAAATAA
- the LOC117877405 gene encoding apoptosis-associated speck-like protein containing a CARD isoform X2, with the protein MENQSRISDLLQSALDDLLEEDFKRFKDKLSHSDFKGKGTIPRGRLEKADRIDTKNNLIAFYGGDAAVDVTIEILAKINVRGSAANLKKYREKDLHPNGKPLELSAKGEHFVNQHRADLIQRVCMVDSIIDMLYGTVLDEEQYQSIRAEKTNPDKMRKLYEFMPSWNWYCKEQLYQALKAKNKFLIEELESK; encoded by the exons ATGGAAAACCAAAGCAGAATCAGTGACCTGCTTCAAAGTGCCCTTGACGATCTTCTTGAGGAAGACTTCAAAAGATTTAAAGACAAACTATCACATTCTGACTTTAAGGGAAAAGGTACCATCCCCCGAGGTCGGCTGGAGAAGGCTGACAGGATAGATACTAAGAACAACCTGATCGCATTCTATGGTGGAGATGCTGCAGTTGATGTAACCATAGAAATTTTAGCTAAGATCAATGTCAGAGGGTCTGCTGCTAACCTCAAAAAATACAGAGAGAAAG ATTTGCATCCAAATGGAAAACCCTTAGAGTTGTCTGCAAAAG GGGAACATTTTGTGAACCAGCACCGAGCAGACCTGATCCAACGTGTCTGCATGGTGGACAGCATCATAGACATGCTGTATGGCACCGTGTTAGATGAAGAGCAATACCAGAGCATCAGAGCCGAGAAAACCAATCCAGACAAGATGCGGAAGCTGTACGAGTTCATGCCGAGCTGGAACTGGTACTGCAAAGAGCAGCTTTACCAGGCGCTGAAGGCCAAAAACAAGTTCCTCATTGAAGAGTTGGAGAGCAAATAA